The genomic region TTGGCTTGGTGGGCAACATGGACGTCCGTACGACGGCGCCCACAAGCGATCACGTCTTCGACGGAACGATTGTGACGGTGCAGCCGGCGCGATGGAGCACCCGATGACCGACGTTTTTCAGTTGTCCGGCCGTCCCCGCATGCCGGGAGTGTCCACCGATCACCAACAATCCTGCCTCCCGACTGGCCTCCGCGAGGACATCGCCGGCCGGCCCCTCCACCGCATAGCTACGGACGGGGACGCCTTCGTGACGCTCGACGGCCCCGGCGACCGTCCCGTCAAGCCACTGCTGAGCCTGACGACGATGGGCGTCGCGCGCCTCGTCGTACTGCCCGGTGTGGGCCGTGGCGCTCTCGGTACGCGGGCAAATCCACGCATGCACCACCGCCACACCCCTGTCACGCCGGCGTGCCTCGCCGAAGGCGTAGTCCAGAACCTCGAGGAATGCGGTGCTGCGCCCCAACCCGACCACGACCCCACCCTGTTCGTCCCGCCGATGCCGTCGGACCACCGTGACGGCGCACTTTGCCCGGGCTGCCACGGCTCCGCTGACCGAGCCGAGCAGGAGTCCCGCTGTCGCCCCGTGGCCCCGGCCGCCGACAACGACGAGACCGGCGGAGTTGCTCGCCGAAACCAGGTACTCCACAGGGGCCTCATCGAAGACGCCGACATGGACGGTAAGTCCCGGACAGACCTCCCGTGCTCGCTCTTCGGCCTGCGCAACAATCCTTCGGGCATCCCCGACGGGCCCTGGAGGCAGCCACCCGGCTGTCCGGAGGCCGCCCACATGCGCGTGCCTCAAGGCGTGCACGATCCGTAGAGGGCGCGCCCAGCGGTCCGCTTCGAGCGCTGCCCACTCCACCGCGTCCATGGCCTCAGCCGAACCATCGGTCCCGACGATCACCGGCCCGTCCATCGTCCTCACCCCCTGATTGCCGTCCCCTTGCTCGTCGTTGCATACGTTCAGAAGCAGCCCGCGCACCTCACGCCCGACTGTCGGGTCCACGAGGGGCTCCTCATTGCTCGGGCACCACGATGACCGGAGCCTGCGCGTGGTGCATGACCGCGTGCGTCACGTGCCCCAACCGTGGTCCGACCAGGTCATGTCGACCCTCGCGGCGACCCACCACGAGCAGCGATGCCTGAGGGGAAACGCGTACCAGATATTCAGCGGGGCGACCGGGATGGACATCCTTGGTCACTTCCACCTCGGGGAACTTCTCGGCCCACGGCTGGATGATGCCGTCGAGCCATTTCTCTTCCGCGTGGATCAGGTCTGCCTTGCGTTCGTCTCTCATGAGACTGCTGTCCACCGCGGCGATCCCCGGCGGTCTCCAGCCGTGAACGACACGCAGGGCCAGTCCGCGCTGGGCGGCCTCTTGGAAGGCGACGGTGAACAGGCGGTCGTTGTCGGAACGGTCGATGCCGAGGACTACTTCGCGCCGTTCGGCGAGCGGTATCGGTGAGAAGCCCGTCTCACTGGCGTCGGAAGGGAGAGTTGGAACCCTGACGAGTGCCACCGGGCGGTCGCTGCGCGCGGCCACGGACTGGGCGACGGACCCCACCAGGAAACCGTGCGTACCGCTGAGGGCCCTCGACCCGAGCACCACCATCTCGCTGTCCCGACCGTGAGCGATGAGAGCTTCCGCCGGGGGGCCGGAGGCATGCTCCCCTGTCACCTGGAGACCCCTGTAGTGCTTCGCAAGCTTTGATGCCGCCTGACGAGGGAGGCTCTCCACCCGACGTCTCTCCGTCTTGGCATCTGTGAGAGCCAGAGAGTAGGGCGACCACTCCCACGCGTAGACGACGCACAGAGCCTTGTCCTCCCTTACGGCCTTCTCCGCTGCCCATGCAGCAGCGGCCTCGCTCTCGGGAGAGCCGTCATATCCGAGAGTGACCACGCCCATGACCGTCGCCTCCGCTACTCGCAACTACTCCTGGTGCCTCCCACCGTGCCGAGCAACGACTCACCCGGAGTAGGGCCGGCCAGGGCGGGGCCGTGGGCCGACCGGCCCGGTCGGATCCACGGAGGTGTCCGGTCTGGTCCCATTGCCCGGGAAGCTGGACATACGCGGGATCGTGCGGCGTTGGCACGATGGCAGGGCCGAGACGACGAGAGCCGGCCAAACCTTGCCCTTGCCCGGCGCTGTCCACCAAGTCCTTCGACTCACAACTGGCGTCGGCAGCACCGGGACAGCCTTAAGGGCTGTCCCGTAATTCCTGGCGGGCGCACGACGACAGCTACGGCACCTCGCGGCGTTGTCGGAACGCCCGAATACATCCAGTATTCGGGCGCCCCTCCGCCTTGCGATGCACCGCATCTGACGCCGTGCGCTGATCCACCAG from Streptomyces sp. NBC_01267 harbors:
- a CDS encoding universal stress protein, producing the protein MGVVTLGYDGSPESEAAAAWAAEKAVREDKALCVVYAWEWSPYSLALTDAKTERRRVESLPRQAASKLAKHYRGLQVTGEHASGPPAEALIAHGRDSEMVVLGSRALSGTHGFLVGSVAQSVAARSDRPVALVRVPTLPSDASETGFSPIPLAERREVVLGIDRSDNDRLFTVAFQEAAQRGLALRVVHGWRPPGIAAVDSSLMRDERKADLIHAEEKWLDGIIQPWAEKFPEVEVTKDVHPGRPAEYLVRVSPQASLLVVGRREGRHDLVGPRLGHVTHAVMHHAQAPVIVVPEQ
- a CDS encoding universal stress protein, which gives rise to MDPTVGREVRGLLLNVCNDEQGDGNQGVRTMDGPVIVGTDGSAEAMDAVEWAALEADRWARPLRIVHALRHAHVGGLRTAGWLPPGPVGDARRIVAQAEERAREVCPGLTVHVGVFDEAPVEYLVSASNSAGLVVVGGRGHGATAGLLLGSVSGAVAARAKCAVTVVRRHRRDEQGGVVVGLGRSTAFLEVLDYAFGEARRRDRGVAVVHAWICPRTESATAHTGQYDEARDAHRRQAQQWLDGTVAGAVERHEGVPVRSYAVEGPAGDVLAEASREAGLLVIGGHSRHAGTAGQLKNVGHRVLHRAGCTVTIVPSKT